DNA from Sphingomonas sp. R1:
GAGCAGAACCTGACCAACCCGCTCTACACCTACGACATCAACGCCTTCAGCCAGACCGCCTTCAACGACGCGATCCCCTACCGCGTGCAGTTCGGCGCGCCGACCAGTTCGGGCGCATCGGACGTGCGCTCGAACAACTTCCAGTTCGGCGTCTATGCGCAGGACGACTGGGACGTGACCTCGCAGCTGACGCTGAACCTGGGGCTGCGCTGGGATTATGAGCGCACCCCCGCCTATCTCAACTTCGTGACGACGCAGGAGAACATCACCGCGGTATCGCCTGCGAACTATCCGAACCTCGTCAACGCCGATTACAACATCAACGACTATATCTCGAACGGCCACAACCGTAAGACGTTCAAGGGCGCATGGCAGCCGCGGCTCGGCTTCACCTATCGCTTCGACGAAGCGGGCCGGTTCGCGATGTTCGGCGGCTATGGCCGCTCCTATGATCGCAACCAGTTCGACTTCCTCCAGCAGGAAGTCAGCCAGGGGGCCTTCCCGACGCGCACCTTCAATTTCATCGGCGCGGATTCGCAGAACCCCTGCACGCCGTCGACCACCTGCGTCGCCTGGAACCCGATCTACCTCACCGCGGCGGGGCGCCAGCAGCTGCTGGCCGGCACGACCGGCGGCGGCCGCGAGTTCCGCTTCCTCAACAACAACCTGAAGGTTCCCTATTCCGACCAGTTCAGCCTGGGGCTGCGCGGCCGGTTCAACATGGTCGGCCTGGAAGTGGGCTATACCCACATCACCAGCAAGGACGGGTTCGTCTTCCTGCTCGGCAACCGCCGCAAGGACGGCAGCTTCTTCTTCAACGATCCCACCAGCGCGACCGACACCCCGTCGGCACCGTTCGGCGATCCGCCCCCGGGCTATGGCGCGATCATCCTCGGCACCAACGGCCTGCGCACCGCATCCGACGCCGTCTATTTCAAGGTGACCAAGACCTATACCCCGGCGTCGCCCTGGAGCATCGATGCGACCTACACCTTCACCGAGGCCAGCGAGAACCGGCAGTTCGGCGAGGTCTATTCGCTCGATTACGCGTCGATCAACGACTATCCGACGATGCGATCCTCGGGTGTGCCGCGGCACCGCTTCGTCGTGGCCGGCAGCGTCGATCTGCCGCTGGGCTTCGCGCTCTCGTCCAAGTTCCAGGTCGAATCGGCCGCCTATCAGAAAGCGTTCCTCGATCAGGCCAATCCGTTCCAGCGCGTGCTGGTCGGCCGCTTCACCGACGGTGTGGGCGGCGGCTGGGGCCGGCGCCAGCTGGATCTGGCACTGACGAAATATGTACCGATCCACTTCATCAGCGACCAGACCCGCCTGCGCTTCCGCGTCGACGTGCTGAACGTGTTCGACGACTGGAACTTCGTCGACTTCAACAACGATCCCAACTCGACCGATTGGGGCCGCCAGGTCGGCTACAGCGTCGGTGGCAACCCGCCGCGCACCGTCAAGCTGTCGGTGGGCTACTCCTTCTAAGAACCCCTCCTCTGGGGCGGCACCGCGTATCAGGTGCCGCCCCTCTTTTTTTTCGGGACCCATCATGATCGATCGCAGGAAGTTGCTCGGCTCCGGCGCCCTTGCGCTGGCGGGCCTGGCCGGGGCGTGCACCCCGCCCGCCACGCGGCCGGGCGGCACGGGCATGGCACCGTCCGCAGACCCGCTGATCCGCGATCTGCAGGAACGCACCTTCCGCTATTTCTGGGACACCACCGATCCCTTAACCGGCCTCGCGCCCGATCGCTGGCCCACCCCCTCCTTCGCCTCGATCGCCGCGGTGGGCTTTGCACTCACCGCCTATCCGATCGGCGTTATCAACGGCTGGATTACCCGCGATCAGGCCCGCACCCGCACGCTGGCGACGCTACGCTTCTTCGCCACCGCCCCGCAGGGCGACGGCCAGAGCGACGCCAGCGGGTACAAGGGCTTTTTCTATCACTTTCTCGGCGTGACCAAGGGCCGTCGTTTCGCCCGCGCCGAGCTTTCGACGATCGACACGGCACTGCTGCTGGGCGGCGTGCTATTTGCGCAAAGCTGGTTCGACGCGGACCACCCGGCGGAAGCGGAGATCCGCACCCTTGCCGACCAGCTCTATGCCGCGGTCGACTGGACTTGGATCACGCCGCGCCCGCCCTTCGTTGCGATGGGATGGCACCCGGAGAGCGGGTTCATCCCGTCGGATTGGAACATCTACAACGAGGGACTGCTGCTCTACGTGTTGGCGCTGGGCTCGCCGAGCCATCCGCTGCCGCCCGAGACATGGGCCGCCTGGACCGCGCGCTTCGATGCGCAGTGGAGCGATACATGGGGCGAACCCCATCTCCATTTCGCGCCGCTGTTCATTCACCAGTACAGCCATTGCTGGATCGACTTTCGCGGCATTCGCGATCCCTACATGGCGGCCAGGGGCATCGACTATTTCGAGAACAGCCGCCGTGCGGTCCGCGCGCAACGCAACTATGCCATGGCCAATCCGGGCGGCTGGGCCGGCTATGGCGAGGATGTGTGGGGCCTGACCGCCTGTGACGGCCCCGGTGACTTCACGCAACGGATCGGCGGCAGGGAGCGCGCATTCTTCAGCTACTCGGCGCGCGGGCCCGATGATCGTGACGATGGTACGCTGGCGCCTACCGCGGCGGCTGCCTCGATCGCGTTCGAACCGGAACTGGCCACGCGGGCGATCGCGGCGATGCATGCGCGCTACGGGCGCGGAATCTATGGCCGCTACGGCTTTCTCGACAGTTTCAACCCCACCCTCACCCGCAAGACGGCGCCGCTCAAGCACGGGAAGATCGTGCCCGGGATCGGCTGGGTGGATGGCGACCATCTGGGAATCGACCAGGGGCCGATCCTGCTGATGATCGAGAATCTGCGCAGCGGCCTGGTGTGGAACGTGATGCGCCGCAACCCGCATATCCGTCGCGGGCTGCAGCGCGCCGGGTTCAAGGGCGGCTGGCTCTAGCTGTCAGTCGTCCTGCCGGTCGGTTTTCTTGGGGCTTACCCATACATGGACCGGCACAACGACCTTGCCGGGCGCCGGCTTGCCGATGTCGACGCGGCTGGCCTGCACCAGTTCGCCGTTCGAGAGCGTGAAGGAGGCCCAGGGCTTGGGCATGCGGCCGAACGTCATCTTCTGGATGGGTTCGCCGGTATTCGAATTCATGATGGTAGCAATAACGGGCATGCGCCGTCCGCTATTCGGTAGGCGCCGGGCTTGTCCAGCGCGCGGCCTGTGGAACCTGTGGACGACCTGCCGGCCGACCGGCACCGCTCCCCGCTTCCCGCTCCCGCCCGGATGCCGGCAGCGGGAAAAGCAAGCGGGGCGACACGCCTGGTGCCGCCCCGCGAGCCTGTTCAAGGGCTTCTACGTTCAGAAGGTGATGTTGGCACCCGCGCTGAAGTTGCGCCCGACCAGACCGGCATAGTGCCAGCTGCTCAGATAGTTGGGGTTGCTGGTGTACGCCGCCGATGCAAGCGGCGCGCGGGCATTGGTGAAGTTCTGCACGTTGATGAAGAACCGGAACTTGTCGTTCACCTTCACCGCGGCGTTCAGGTCCGCATAGATGAACGGGCGGATCCAGCACTGGTAGGTCTTCGGGGTACCGGCGGGCACCGGCGCCATCGAGTTTGCGCAGGACAGGTCGATCACGCCGTTGACGGGGGTGATCTCGTCGGCCGCGACCTGTTTGATGCGACCCACATAATAGGTCGTCGCGGTGAGCGAGAACTTGCCGATCTCGAACGCATTCTGCCAGTTGCCGCGGATGCGCGGGGTGCCGCCGCCCGAGGAGAGTTCGTACGGCCCGAGCGTACCGGCGTATTTCTGCACCACGCCCGACGGCGTGACGAGATCGAGGCGCAGGACGCGGGTCACGTCGATACGGCTGATCAGGCGGACATTGTTGGCGATCCGGATACGGGCGCTCGCCTGCATGTCGATGCCCGAGCTGACCTGGTAGTTGGCGTTGACGTAGGGCACGTCGAACACCAGCAGGCGGGGCAGCGCGCCGGGGTTCGCCGGATCCGGCGCATCGATCACGTTGCACTTGTAGCCGGCACCGACGGCAGCCAGCGCGGCGCAGCCATCGGTCGAATTGGTCTTGCTGTAATAGGCGGCGATGGCTTCGGCACGCAGCGGGCCGCTGACGATCAGGTTCGACTTCTTGATGTTATAATAGTCGACCGTCATGTTGAACCAGCGGGCCGGCTTCAGGATCGTGCCGAAGGTGAAGCTCTGCGAGACTTCCGGCAGGATGTCCGGGTTGCCGCGCGCGCCGCTGCCGATGTTGTAGCTGCTGGTATAGGCCGAGTTGCCCGGATGCGCCGCGACGAAGCTTGCCGGCGGCGTGAAGGACGAGAAGCCCGCATAGCTGCTGGCGGCATTGTTTTCGGCGAAGGTCGGCGCGCGGAAGCCCTGCGAATAGGTCGCGCGGAAGGCGACTGCATCGATCGGATTGAACTTCACGCCCACCTTCGGCGAGAAGTGGCTGTAGCCCTGCGAATAATGGTCGTAGCGGCCCGACACGTTCAGGTCGAGCGTGCGGGTGAACGGCGCGTCGATTTCGAAGAAGCCGGCGGTCACCGTCTGGCGACCCTGGGCCGACGAGGTGTTGAGGCCGTAGAAGGCGAGGCTCGCATTCTGGTTGCGGTTCATCAGCGTCTCGCGACGGATCTGGAAGCCGCCGCCCATGTTGAGGTCGCCGCCGCCCAGCTGCATCACCGACTTGATCAGCGAGCCGCCGATCGTCGCCACCGTCGAATAGGACGGCGTCGTCACCTCGGGCGAGATCTGGTTGCGGACCGCCGCGGTGTTCTGCTCCGGGTTGACGAAGTTGTACGCGCCCGTGTTGATCGCGCTCAGCAGGCCCTGGATGTTGACGAAGCCGCGCTGCGTGACGGCGAAGTTGTCGCGGGCATAGACGCCGTTGAGGCGGAACTTGAACCCGTTGCCGAAGCTGCCCGAGATGCCCGCGGTTGTGCGGAAGACGTCGACATAGCGGAAGCTGCCGGCCGGAATGTCGCCGAACAGATAATAGATGCGGGCAGCGCCGTTGCTGGGATCATTCGCATAGGCGGCGGCATAGGGGTTGTTCGGGTTCAGCTTGCGGTCGGCTGCGGTGGCGCAGTTGATGCCCGCCGAGCAGACATAGACCGGCAGGACGATGCCCGGGCTGCTCGAGGCGAGCGAGGCGGAGCCGCCGAACGGCTGCGTCGCACGGATGGCAGCGGGCGTGCCCTTGATGCTGACTTCGGAATGCGAATAGCTGGCCGACGCGAACGCTTCCAGATTGTCCGCCAGGCGCGCGGTGAGACGCGCAGTGGTCGAATAGCGCTGCTGCTTGGGCTGGATGATGCTGTATTCGTCGGGCAGATTGTGCTTGCAACCGGTGCCCTGGGCGGCGCCGCTGGTCACCGTGAAGGTGCCGAAGGGGCAGGCGTTCGGATTGAGCAGCTGATACTGGCTGGTCAGCGGGGCACCCACCTTGCCGGCGAGCGGGTTGTTGAGGTCGCTCTGCGAGACGCGGGTGACGACCGCCTGCGGATTGGCGGTGGTGAGCGAGTCGTCGTTGCGGTTGCGGTCGGTCAGGCCGCTCGGCGTCAGATCGAGCGTGTTGAACGGATAGCCGCGCGAGCTGTTGGTGATGTAGCCGTCATAGGTGTATTCACCGTTGACGTAGAAGTTCCAGCCCTGCTGCTGATAGTCCCCGGTGCCGGCGGTCAGCGTTGCGCGATAGTGCGAGCCATCCCCCTGTTCGGTGGTCCCGCCCTGGACCGAGCCTTCCACGCCCTGGAAATTCTTCTTGCTGATCAGGTTTACCACGCCGCCGATCGCGTCCGCACCATAGGTCGACGAGGCACCGTCCTTCAGCACTTCGATGCGGTCGACGATGCTGAACGGGATCGAGTTGAGATCGACATAGGCGTTATGGCCGTCGTCGTTCAGCGGGAAATTGGCCGAGCGCAGCCCGTCGATCAGCACGACGGTCGACGACACGCCGAGGCCGCGCAGCGACACCGCGGCACCGCCGGCCGAGAAGCCGTTGCGGAAGCCGGTGGAGATCGAGCCGGCGCTGTCGGCTGAGACCGAGCGGATCGCGTCCTGGGCCGTGGTGATGTTGGCCCGCTGGAGGGTCTCCGAGCTCAGCACCGTCACCGGCGAGATCGAGCTGGCGTTCGAATCGCGGAACAGCGTGCCGGTGACGACGATGGTGGCCGGCTGCGGCGCATCGGTCTGGGCCGCGGTTTCGGCAGCCCCCTGCTGCGCCTGCGCGGCGGGATCCTGCGGTGCAACGGTCTGCTCCGCGGCAGCACTTGGCGCGGACGCCGGCGTCGTATCCTGTGCAAATGCGGGGACGGCGATTGCCGTCAGCAGTGCCGCCGTCGAGATACCATACCGCAGCGAGACATATGCGGAGTTCATCACAGTCACCAACCCGTTCCCTTTTAAGCACCAGCGAGCGGCCGCCCGCTTGCGCCGCCCACACACGGACGCCGCCCCGGGGCCAGCTAACGGCAACAGAGTTAACGGGGCGTAAAAAATGCCGATGAGACGAAAATATTGTTATATTTTGTTGCAGATAGCCATTTGCATTTTAACCATAGGCCAAATACCTGTGAACATTCCGTAAACACGAAGTATAAATTTGTTATATATTCCCGTAATTCTGCGCTTAATACAAAACGAAACAGCATTATATCACGAACCTGCCTAGTTTTTACTTATAGATATCTGGATTAGCGCTCCGCTTTGCACGTCAGTTTCCTTTCTTACGTGTTTGGCTGCATCTTCCGGAAGGCTCGCCAACGGATCGGGTCCTAGCGTTGGAAACGTTGCCAACGTTTCAGTGGCTTGGCTTGCACTTCGAAGGCGGATCGAAGGCGGAAATTTTGCGTCGCCATCTCGGTTCGTTTTGGAATGCA
Protein-coding regions in this window:
- a CDS encoding glucoamylase family protein, which codes for MIDRRKLLGSGALALAGLAGACTPPATRPGGTGMAPSADPLIRDLQERTFRYFWDTTDPLTGLAPDRWPTPSFASIAAVGFALTAYPIGVINGWITRDQARTRTLATLRFFATAPQGDGQSDASGYKGFFYHFLGVTKGRRFARAELSTIDTALLLGGVLFAQSWFDADHPAEAEIRTLADQLYAAVDWTWITPRPPFVAMGWHPESGFIPSDWNIYNEGLLLYVLALGSPSHPLPPETWAAWTARFDAQWSDTWGEPHLHFAPLFIHQYSHCWIDFRGIRDPYMAARGIDYFENSRRAVRAQRNYAMANPGGWAGYGEDVWGLTACDGPGDFTQRIGGRERAFFSYSARGPDDRDDGTLAPTAAAASIAFEPELATRAIAAMHARYGRGIYGRYGFLDSFNPTLTRKTAPLKHGKIVPGIGWVDGDHLGIDQGPILLMIENLRSGLVWNVMRRNPHIRRGLQRAGFKGGWL
- a CDS encoding TonB-dependent receptor domain-containing protein, which translates into the protein MNSAYVSLRYGISTAALLTAIAVPAFAQDTTPASAPSAAAEQTVAPQDPAAQAQQGAAETAAQTDAPQPATIVVTGTLFRDSNASSISPVTVLSSETLQRANITTAQDAIRSVSADSAGSISTGFRNGFSAGGAAVSLRGLGVSSTVVLIDGLRSANFPLNDDGHNAYVDLNSIPFSIVDRIEVLKDGASSTYGADAIGGVVNLISKKNFQGVEGSVQGGTTEQGDGSHYRATLTAGTGDYQQQGWNFYVNGEYTYDGYITNSSRGYPFNTLDLTPSGLTDRNRNDDSLTTANPQAVVTRVSQSDLNNPLAGKVGAPLTSQYQLLNPNACPFGTFTVTSGAAQGTGCKHNLPDEYSIIQPKQQRYSTTARLTARLADNLEAFASASYSHSEVSIKGTPAAIRATQPFGGSASLASSSPGIVLPVYVCSAGINCATAADRKLNPNNPYAAAYANDPSNGAARIYYLFGDIPAGSFRYVDVFRTTAGISGSFGNGFKFRLNGVYARDNFAVTQRGFVNIQGLLSAINTGAYNFVNPEQNTAAVRNQISPEVTTPSYSTVATIGGSLIKSVMQLGGGDLNMGGGFQIRRETLMNRNQNASLAFYGLNTSSAQGRQTVTAGFFEIDAPFTRTLDLNVSGRYDHYSQGYSHFSPKVGVKFNPIDAVAFRATYSQGFRAPTFAENNAASSYAGFSSFTPPASFVAAHPGNSAYTSSYNIGSGARGNPDILPEVSQSFTFGTILKPARWFNMTVDYYNIKKSNLIVSGPLRAEAIAAYYSKTNSTDGCAALAAVGAGYKCNVIDAPDPANPGALPRLLVFDVPYVNANYQVSSGIDMQASARIRIANNVRLISRIDVTRVLRLDLVTPSGVVQKYAGTLGPYELSSGGGTPRIRGNWQNAFEIGKFSLTATTYYVGRIKQVAADEITPVNGVIDLSCANSMAPVPAGTPKTYQCWIRPFIYADLNAAVKVNDKFRFFINVQNFTNARAPLASAAYTSNPNYLSSWHYAGLVGRNFSAGANITF